The genomic DNA CGGAGTTGCTCGGCCAGGTTCGGCTCGGCTTGGTGGAGCCCCTGCACCGCGACGGTGGCCGAAAACTTGTACTTGCGCGCCTGGGCTAAGAGCTTGCCCAGCCCGGCATCCGTCGCATACGCGGCGGCCTCGTCGAGATAGGCGCTCAGCTCCGGCATGGCGGGGTCATTCGGGCGGCGGCGAAAGATCGCCTCGAGCATGACCGACTGGGCGAGGCCCGCCATGAGGTACTGATCCTCACCGAAGATGCGCTGCGGGATGACGATGAGCACATGGTGGCCCGCGTTGATGTGCTGGCCCAGGTCCACCCCCTCGATCACGGGCAGGCCCGCGCGCCGTCGGGCCGCGACATACCGCGCATCCGTGACCCCGCAGCCGATCATCCGCTGGAGATGGGGATTGGCATTCAGCCGCGCGAGGCGCACGAGCGTTGAGGTCGTCAATTCAATCTGCTCCTTATGCGGACGGGTATCGAACTGCTGGACCCAGGCGGTGATCTGCGGCACGTTGGCCTGGGCGGTAACGTAGGCGCGAAACGCCGGGCTGGTCAGGAAACGCTGGGCTTCGAGCAGCGTCCAGCCGCTTGCCGCCAGCGCCCAGGTCGTGTGCTTGAGCACGTCGATAATGAACGTGTTTTGATCACTCAGGCCCCACACGCGCTTGACCGCGCCGACCACGGCATCGGCAGCCTGCCAGGGGGCGCGCGCTGGTCCCGTCGTGAGCGGGTTCCAGGGATAGAGGCTCTTCTGCGGGCCGTCGGGCCAGAGCAGGATCGTGCCGCGCTCACGCAGGATCGGCGCTGATATGCGCAGAATATCCTGCACCAGCTCTTCATGCGGATCGACCGCGAACAGGCTGCTCGTGAGCGCATCCTGGGCCGCCTGGGTCGCGATGAACTTGCTCTTGCCGGTGCCGGAGCCGCCGGTGATCAACTGGTGCGCGCGGCGCAGGTCGGGCGCGACGAGCACGGGTTGCCGCGTGCCCGCGATGGTGCCGTAGTCGATCGCCAGCGGCTCGTCAGTGACGCTGCGGATCGCCTCGGTGATCGAGGTGCCGGTGCTCGTCGCCTGCCGCACGGCCTCCCGTAGCCTGCGCTCCTCCTTCGTCCACCGGGTGCCCGTCCGCGCCTTCGGCGTCCTGGCCTTCGGTCGCAGGCAGAAGCTCCCGATCAGCACGGCGACGCTTGCGGCGCAGACCCAGCCGCTCCCACGCTCTCCGAGCCAGAGCACGAGCTGGGGCAGCGTCCACCACAGCGCGGCGAGGCGCAGCAGATTGATCGGGATCGAGCGGGTGTAGCACGTGCGGCTGAGCCACTGGCCGACCTCATACCCGACGGTCGGGCGGGCTTCATACTGGGGCAGATCAGCCATGATCCTCCTCCTCGTGGATGGCGACGGCGCTCCGGGCGCGGATCTGGCTCGCGGTCCCGTAGCGGCGGGGCGTGGTCGTCTGGGGAGCTGTGGTCGCGGATGGCGCTGCCGTTGGCTCCTGCGCCTTCCAGCCTGCCGCCGCGCCCGCCAGCAGCACCCCGCAACACACAGCAAGCAGCGTTTGCCGGATGCGCTGCTCGCCACCGCTGCCGGTGGTCCGCCAGGCCAGGCCGTAGTGTCGGTCCAAGCGCGCCACGGCTCCGGCGACGCTGCGGGGTCTGAGCATCGCCTGCTTGAGGCGGCCGCTCCCGGCGCGGCCCGTGTCGATGAGCATGGGCACGAAGGCCAGGATGAGCAGCGCGGCAAGCGCAAACACGCTCATCTGCTGCTCCAAGGGGAGCCAGTTGAAGCCCTTGCGCGGCTGGATGCGGGGAATCGGCGTGCGGTCGAGCGTGGTCATCGCGACGCCTCCCCGGTACAGCGCCGGTAGTCCGAGATCGGCGAGAGCTTGCCGTCGGGTCCAACCTGCACGGTGATGCAGAGCGGGGCCATGCTCCCGGTCCAGCGCAGCGTGGCGTTCGTGCTCTGCCCGGTCGTGGTCGGTCCTTCGATCAGCTCGTACTGTTGGAGGCGACCGGCGCGGTGGTAGCGCGTGTGCGGCTCGCGCCAGGTCATCCTAGCGAAGTCATCTCCGGCCATCAGGGCCTCGGCGCTCGCATAGTCGCCCGCTTTGGCCGCATCCGCCCAGGCGCGGATCGTGGATTCGGGTGTCCGCGCCTGCCCGCATGCCGCAAGGCTCAGGAGGAGCGGAACGATGATCATGGTTCGTCGCACCATGGGTAATTCCTTTCCGTGTCGTTACTGGCTACTCCGCGCCTCGATCTGGCGGCGCTTGGCCTCCAAGAAGTGGTGTCGCCAGTACCACCAGGTGATCTTGAGGAGCTGATCCTGTTGGTCGGTCAGCGCCGCCAGCCGATCGGCGGACGCGGTCGCCTGCCGCTTCGGCGCGCGGGTGGTGCGGTGTTTCCAGATGGTCATGAGTCGCTGGTTCATGGGTCGCTCCGGTTAGTGCGTGGTGGTTTTGAGAAAATAGGCCGACTCCAGGTCAGTGAGCTGCACCTGGAGCACATGCACCGTATCGCCCAGGAGCGCGATGCACTCCCCGGTGCCCGCCGTCTTGATCTGCTGGACGTGGCCCGCATGGAGGTGGTCGCGGTAGGCGGTGCCTAAGACCTCGGCCTCGCTGCCCTCCTGCCGAAAGAAGAGCTTGATCAAGCAGTTGTTGGCGGTGAACGGCCCCCACTCGGAGGGCAGCCCGGCCTGGCCGAAGTAGGTCGTGGCGTTCTGATCGGCGGTCCACATCGCCGCCCGGTAGTTGCGCCAGGTCTTGGTGGCAAGCGCGACCTCGGCCTCCAGCTCCGGCACACTCGCCATGTAGAAATACTCGTCGATGATCACGATCAGCGGCTGGCGGCGTGCGGCGCGCTCGCGGCTGCGCACCCAGCGATTGAGCGCGTCGAAGGCGTGCGCGTAGTAGAGCGGGAGCAGGGATGGATCGGCCTCCTTGAAGTTGTAGCTGATCACCTGGCTCCCAAAGTCCCAGCGCAGCGTGGTGGGCCGGTTGAAGAGATGGGCGCGGCTGCCGAGCAAGGCCAGCTCGATCTCGCGGGCCAGCTCGGCGGCCTCCGGCAGCGTGTGGGCTTTGGCAACCACATGCAGCGCGGCGACGAGCACATGGAGCAGCGGCGCGGTTGTGGGGGTCATCTGGGTCAATCGATGGCTGTCGCGGCCATACAGGTGCTCGGTCTGAAGCGCGAGATCCAGTGCGCCCTGCTCGACATTCGAGAAGCCGCGCGGCGTGAAGTGGATGCGCCCGCCGCGCTGCTCGCTGCGGCCCAGGAGCAGGCGCAGCTTGCCGGTGACAATCGCAATCTGCCGGTCGAGCTGATCGCTGACCGGATCGAGGATGTTGATCGCGGCGTCGGTGGCGACCTCATAGAAGGCCGCGCCCCCGCCTACCGCCTCGCACAGCAGCCGCCCCTTGCCGATCGGGTCGACATGGACGATCTGCGCGCCCGCAACCGCGTTCCGTAAGGCCAGGGTGAGCAAGGTCACGGTCTTGCCACTCCCGGCCCGTCCGACCATCAGGAGATGCGCATTCTCGACGCCGGTCTGCCCGAAGGGGTCATAGTGGATCGGCATGCCTTCGTCCACGTCGTAG from Herpetosiphonaceae bacterium includes the following:
- a CDS encoding TraM recognition domain-containing protein gives rise to the protein MADLPQYEARPTVGYEVGQWLSRTCYTRSIPINLLRLAALWWTLPQLVLWLGERGSGWVCAASVAVLIGSFCLRPKARTPKARTGTRWTKEERRLREAVRQATSTGTSITEAIRSVTDEPLAIDYGTIAGTRQPVLVAPDLRRAHQLITGGSGTGKSKFIATQAAQDALTSSLFAVDPHEELVQDILRISAPILRERGTILLWPDGPQKSLYPWNPLTTGPARAPWQAADAVVGAVKRVWGLSDQNTFIIDVLKHTTWALAASGWTLLEAQRFLTSPAFRAYVTAQANVPQITAWVQQFDTRPHKEQIELTTSTLVRLARLNANPHLQRMIGCGVTDARYVAARRRAGLPVIEGVDLGQHINAGHHVLIVIPQRIFGEDQYLMAGLAQSVMLEAIFRRRPNDPAMPELSAYLDEAAAYATDAGLGKLLAQARKYKFSATVAVQGLHQAEPNLAEQLRTNTAIKAVFATDNPDEARASALMLYGYQPLAVKQDTRQRVEGREIGQFQTYSPLEQQAFHASRVMQLPQRHYILKVRGEGSPEVIFTPDYSGPFELVAATQRATMQQVAPLVNPATVDAELAWRWQWLEDTFTPREGGEGDRITIVRTPPPDDPSRGHTATEEPSPDDLISLGS